From Deinococcus detaillensis:
GACCGTCTCGCAGTGGGCCGACGACTGGCTGCGCCGCTTCAAGCTTCCCGCCTCCGGTTTTGTAAAGAATGGGGTGGAAGTGGAGCGGTTCCAGCCTGCCACACAGCAGGAACGCGCCGCCCTCCGCGCCGAGTTGGGCTTTACCCGCTTCACGGTGCTGGTGCCGGGCCGCTTCGTGCTGGAAAAAAACCAGTGGGCGGCGCTGCGCTCGGCCCGGCACGCCCGCGACCTTGATTTCGTGTTCGTGGGCGATATGGACTCACTGCTGGGCAAGCTGGCCGTGCAGTTCAAACGGCTGGCCCGTCTCAGCAACGTCCGCTTTCTGGGCCGCCGCCATGACATGCCTGCCCTCTACCGCGCCGCCGACGCGCTGCTCCAGCCCACGCTGGCCGAAAACCAGTCGCTGGTGACTTTGGAGGCGATGGCTTCCGGCCTGCCGATCATCACCACGCCGATTCCCGCACAGGCCGAACTCGTCGAGGACGGCGTGTCGGGTCTGCTGGTACCGCCTGCCCCGCACCTGCTGGCGCTGGCGTTGCTCCGCCTGTCGGCGAGTCCCGAACGTGCCCGCCAGATGGGGGCGGCGGCGCGGGCGCGGGTGCTGGCCGCGCACACGCCCCAGCACACAGCAGCGGGGCTGGCCCGACTTTTACTTTCTGCCGCTTCT
This genomic window contains:
- a CDS encoding glycosyltransferase family 4 protein, whose amino-acid sequence is MLNVAFLTDAPRVAGSEVWLLSVLPHLPALGIAPAVFVPVGVALDTFAERLTAAGLPVTRFERLAELPVLTRDFDLRVMHAWGLLTYAHLFPQLAEPRWVVIHDQLEFFYPLGLRAFYRLGFRLTKGWGMRSASGVLTVSQWADDWLRRFKLPASGFVKNGVEVERFQPATQQERAALRAELGFTRFTVLVPGRFVLEKNQWAALRSARHARDLDFVFVGDMDSLLGKLAVQFKRLARLSNVRFLGRRHDMPALYRAADALLQPTLAENQSLVTLEAMASGLPIITTPIPAQAELVEDGVSGLLVPPAPHLLALALLRLSASPERARQMGAAARARVLAAHTPQHTAAGLARLLLSAASPVSTQANASKPSQPKEFHHA